In a genomic window of Melopsittacus undulatus isolate bMelUnd1 chromosome 1, bMelUnd1.mat.Z, whole genome shotgun sequence:
- the SDR16C5 gene encoding epidermal retinol dehydrogenase 2 codes for MFSFRSILKILQFLKLLIFFSLENLISLVFPPRKKSFAGEIVLITGSAKGVGRQIAINFAPLGATLVLWDIDDEGNKETCRLAQKNGATRVFAYHCDCSNREEVYEQADKVRREVGDVTVLINNGGILLGKKFCDIPDADFEKTLRINFLSQVWTCKAFLPAMMTCNRGHVVSTASAAGLLGVYRMSDYAGSKHAIIGMMEALASELYHAGKQGIKTTIICTSFINTELAEDFQSQNHPFLPVCDAEYVASKIIDAIQKEKFYLIIPLSLRFLAFKILIPRKMVLLIQSFLKIANSLDKAFSWKKKD; via the exons ATGTTCAGCTTCAGAAGCATCCTGAAGATACTGCAGTTCCtgaaattactgatttttttctctcttgagaACTTAATCTCACTCGTATTTCCTCCACGCAAAAAAAGTTTTGCTGGGGAAATAGTGCTCATTACAGGCTCCGCAAAGGGGGTTGGAAGACAGATTGCCATAAATTTTGCTCCTTTAGGAGCAACCTTGGTTCTTTGGGACATTGATGATGAAGGTAATAAAGAAACATGCAGATTAGCTCAAAAAAATGGAGCTACACGAGTGTTTGCCTACCACTGTGACTGCAGCAACAGGGAGGAGGTCTATGAACAGGCAGACAAG GTTAGAAGAGAAGTTGGGGATGTTACTGTTCTAATCAATAATGGTGGTATACTGCTTGGGAAAAAGTTCTGTGACATTCCAGATGCAGATtttgaaaagaccttaagaaTCAACTTCCTCTCTCAAGTCTGg ACTTGCAAGGCCTTTCTTCCAGCCATGATGACCTGTAACCGTGGACACGTGGTTAGCACAGCCAGTGCAGCAGGACTGTTGGGGGTCTATAGAATGTCAG ATTATGCTGGAAGTAAGCATGCAATCATTGGAATGATGGAAGCCTTAGCTTCGGAACTGTATCATGCAGGAAAACAAGGCATTAAAACCACAATCATTTGCACTTCTTTTATCAATACTGAATTAGCTGAAGATTTTCAAAGCCA AAACcacccttttcttcctgtttgtgATGCAGAGTATGTAGCCAGCAAGATCATAGATgcaattcaaaaggaaaagttttatCTAATCATACCTCTAAGTTTACgctttcttgcttttaaaat TCTCATTCCTAGAAAAATGGTACTACTCATTCAGTCTTTCCTTAAGATTGCCAACAGCTTGGATAAAGCCTTCAGTTGGAAGAAAAAGGATTGA